From Asterias amurensis chromosome 3, ASM3211899v1, a single genomic window includes:
- the LOC139934774 gene encoding cytochrome P450 3A19-like: MGIEELVLSQSFGSLVIDKLVNRICKEDCVIQGVTVPKGVTVEIAVHAIQTDPEYWPDPEKFDPERFAPEKRDQIHPSAWLAFGLGPRMCVGYRFAMMEVIVVLTRLFKTYRVEACEQTEIPPKRGTRSLLTPENGINVRLVPRKDVPIRT, from the exons ATGGGGATCGAGGAGTTAGTCTTGTCACAGAGTTTTGGTTCACTCGTGATAGATAAATT GGTCAACCGTATCTGCAAGGAGGATTGTGTAATCCAGGGAGTTACAGTTCCAAAGGGAGTCACAGTTGAGATTGCTGTTCATGCGATCCAGACTGATCCGGAATATTGGCCGGATCCAGAGAAATTCGACCCCGAGAG GTTCGCCCCGGAGAAGAGGGACCAAATCCACCCCTCTGCCTGGCTTGCTTTTGGCCTGGGACCCCGGATGTGTGTAGGGTACCGGTTTGCCATGATGGAAGTTATCGTGGTCCTTACTCGTTTGTTTAAAACTTATCGCGTGGAGGCTTGCGAACAAACAGAg ATTCCACCTAAGCGAGGAACCCGTAGTCTTCTGACACCCGAGAATGGTATAAATGTCCGCCTCGTTCCAAGGAAAGATGTGCCAATCCGGACTTGA